Proteins from a single region of Engystomops pustulosus chromosome 5, aEngPut4.maternal, whole genome shotgun sequence:
- the ASTE1 gene encoding single-strand DNA endonuclease ASTE1 isoform X1, translated as MGIQGFMSFVCSESDFFSQVKVNNTKLIIDGNNLYHTLYFDSGLDLVHGGDYDKFTDVLHKFFESLSLCNIQAYVVFDGGCDISDKKLETQKQRIRDKIKMAQSLADGKGGSVLPLLSREVCIQVLRDLKVPFVQCFSEADREIVALANLWDCPVLSFDSDFCIFDLKAGYYPQKSFQWKNIISIKETQECYISARCFSAQKLCRVYNNLNIVLLPFFAVLTGNDYISLPALETFFSKIHLPVGNSNHSRRRHARIHGLLNWLSTFSDVEEAMENVLNYLRAKDRDSVRRLLYSAMEEYSLDKTVNLEQFFLKGLYVSPTAVKLKVPEWVQIALSRGQLPPLLSDVLVLRRVFLHAQVEDIKKASAHFITKPVRILIYALLLNSSHDSQPESQRQKELYVNEFDRLENNLRRSKVEISYPFDDISEDLSLSKLPQLPLEIRLKLLLRGLGVKMNDLESVPPSYKLLLAIVCYWIREAEPKVKPYHVKALIIGIVCGEACSMHNKPDEHEEALTLVCEQIRKMRSGGAQHKRLNLEDAHILCQWQCCLHIFIHFNQLLSTPLPEPDITRLYSGSLVYLLTQKLKTSASSEDLFKSCPSLEKLYQDCIHTAMSTITQQRLQSRTKATTSKKKGNKGKKGSNLKGVRALENQPQCEFSNRFAGLAVED; from the exons ATGGGAATCCAAGGATTCATGAGCTTTGTGTGTTCTGAGAGCGACTTCTTCAGTCAAGTGAAAGTAAATAATACCAAACTTATAATAGACGGTAACAACTTGTATCACACGTTATACTTTGACTCTGGTCTGGATCTTGTTCATGGCGGAGACTATGACAAATTCACAGATGTCCTTCATAAGTTCTTTGAAAGTTTGTCCCTGTGCAACATACAAGCCTATGTCGTGTTTGATGGCGGCTGTGACATATCTGATAAAAAATTGGAAACCCAAAAGCAGCGAATCAGGGACAAGATTAAAATGGCACAAAGCCTGGCGGACGGCAAAGGTGGTAGCGTTCTTCCTCTCCTGAGTCGCGAGGTTTGTATTCAGGTCTTGAGGGACCTGAAGGTGCCCTTTGTCCAGTGTTTCTCTGAGGCGGATCGTGAGATCGTGGCGTTGGCCAATCTCTGGGACTGCCCTGTACTTTCCTTTGATAGTGACTTCTGCATCTTTGATCTAAAGGCCGGATATTATCCCCAGAAATCTTTCCAATGGAAAAACATCATCTCTATAAAGGAAACCCAGGAGTGTTACATATCAGCTCGATGTTTCTCCGCTCAGAAGCTCTGCCGTGTTTACAATAACCTCAATATAGTTCTGTTGCCTTTCTTTGCTGTTCTTACTGGAAATGACTATATTAGCTTACCAGCGTTAGAAACATTCTTCAGTAAGATCCATTTGCCAGTAGGCAATTCCAACCATAGCAGACGAAGACATGCAAGAATACATGGTCTACTGAACTGGTTATCTACATTTTCAGATGTGGAAGAAGCCATGGAAAATGTGCTCAACTATCTCCGAGCAAAGGATCGGGACTCGGTCAGACGGCTCTTGTATTCTGCCATGGAAGAATATAGTCTTGATAAGACTGTAAACCTTGAGCAATTTTTTCTAAAAGGTCTATATGTCTCTCCAACCGCAGTGAAGCTGAAAGTGCCTGAGTGGGTGCAGATTGCTTTATCTAGAGGGCAACTCCCACCATTGCTTAGTGATGTGTTGGTGTTGAGAAGAGTGTTTCTTCACGCTCAGGTTGAAGACATCAAGAAGGCATCTGCTCATTTTATTACAAAGCCTGTTCGTATTTTGATCTATGCCCTGCTCCTAAATTCATCCCATGATTCACAACCAGAGTCTCAGAGACAGAAGGAACTCTATGTTAATGAATTTGATAGGCTGGAGAATAACCTACGAAGATCTAAAGTTGAGATAAGTTATCCTTTTGATGATATCAGTGAAGATCTTTCACTCTCTAAACTTCCACAG CTGCCATTAGAAATACGATTGAAACTGCTTCTCCGGGGCCTTGGCGTAAAGATGAATGACTTGGAGTCTGTGCCGCCGTCCTATAAACTTCTGCTGGCTATAGTTTGTTACTGGATCAGAGAAGCAGAACCCAAAGTAAAACCGTATCATGTCAAAGCCCTCATCATAGGAATTGTGTGTGGAGAAGCCTGCAGCATGCACAATAAACCAG ATGAACATGAAGAAGCCCTGACATTAGTGTGTGAGCAGATCAGGAAGATGCGGAGTGGAGGTGCTCAGCACAAGAGACTGAATCTGGAAGATGCACATATATTGTGCCAATGGCAATGCTGCCTACACATATTCATCCACTTTAATCAGCTTCTCTCCACACCGCTGCCAGAACCGGATATCACCAG ACTTTACAGTGGTTCTCTAGTTTATCTTCTGACGCAGAAGCTGAAGACTTCAGCCTCCTCTGAAGACTTGTTTAAATCATGTCCATCACTGGAGAAGCTGTATCAGGACTGTATTCACACTGCAATGTCCACCATCACTCAGCAACGACTCCAGAGTAGGACTAAGGCTACAACGTCTAAGAAAAAAGGGAACAAGGGGAAGAAAGGGTCAAACCTCAAAGGAGTCCGTGCATTAGAAAACCAGCCCCAGTGCGAATTCAGCAACAGATTTGCTGGCCTTGCAGTGGAAGATTGA
- the ASTE1 gene encoding single-strand DNA endonuclease ASTE1 isoform X2 gives MGIQGFMSFVCSESDFFSQVKVNNTKLIIDGNNLYHTLYFDSGLDLVHGGDYDKFTDVLHKFFESLSLCNIQAYVVFDGGCDISDKKLETQKQRIRDKIKMAQSLADGKGGSVLPLLSREVCIQVLRDLKVPFVQCFSEADREIVALANLWDCPVLSFDSDFCIFDLKAGYYPQKSFQWKNIISIKETQECYISARCFSAQKLCRVYNNLNIVLLPFFAVLTGNDYISLPALETFFSKIHLPVGNSNHSRRRHARIHGLLNWLSTFSDVEEAMENVLNYLRAKDRDSVRRLLYSAMEEYSLDKTVNLEQFFLKGLYVSPTAVKLKVPEWVQIALSRGQLPPLLSDVLVLRRVFLHAQVEDIKKASAHFITKPVRILIYALLLNSSHDSQPESQRQKELYVNEFDRLENNLRRSKVEISYPFDDISEDLSLSKLPQLPLEIRLKLLLRGLGVKMNDLESVPPSYKLLLAIVCYWIREAEPKVKPYHVKALIIGIVCGEACSMHNKPDEHEEALTLVCEQIRKMRSGGAQHKRLNLEDAHILCQWQCCLHIFIHFNQLLSTPLPEPDITSNIIYNNQPGGRV, from the exons ATGGGAATCCAAGGATTCATGAGCTTTGTGTGTTCTGAGAGCGACTTCTTCAGTCAAGTGAAAGTAAATAATACCAAACTTATAATAGACGGTAACAACTTGTATCACACGTTATACTTTGACTCTGGTCTGGATCTTGTTCATGGCGGAGACTATGACAAATTCACAGATGTCCTTCATAAGTTCTTTGAAAGTTTGTCCCTGTGCAACATACAAGCCTATGTCGTGTTTGATGGCGGCTGTGACATATCTGATAAAAAATTGGAAACCCAAAAGCAGCGAATCAGGGACAAGATTAAAATGGCACAAAGCCTGGCGGACGGCAAAGGTGGTAGCGTTCTTCCTCTCCTGAGTCGCGAGGTTTGTATTCAGGTCTTGAGGGACCTGAAGGTGCCCTTTGTCCAGTGTTTCTCTGAGGCGGATCGTGAGATCGTGGCGTTGGCCAATCTCTGGGACTGCCCTGTACTTTCCTTTGATAGTGACTTCTGCATCTTTGATCTAAAGGCCGGATATTATCCCCAGAAATCTTTCCAATGGAAAAACATCATCTCTATAAAGGAAACCCAGGAGTGTTACATATCAGCTCGATGTTTCTCCGCTCAGAAGCTCTGCCGTGTTTACAATAACCTCAATATAGTTCTGTTGCCTTTCTTTGCTGTTCTTACTGGAAATGACTATATTAGCTTACCAGCGTTAGAAACATTCTTCAGTAAGATCCATTTGCCAGTAGGCAATTCCAACCATAGCAGACGAAGACATGCAAGAATACATGGTCTACTGAACTGGTTATCTACATTTTCAGATGTGGAAGAAGCCATGGAAAATGTGCTCAACTATCTCCGAGCAAAGGATCGGGACTCGGTCAGACGGCTCTTGTATTCTGCCATGGAAGAATATAGTCTTGATAAGACTGTAAACCTTGAGCAATTTTTTCTAAAAGGTCTATATGTCTCTCCAACCGCAGTGAAGCTGAAAGTGCCTGAGTGGGTGCAGATTGCTTTATCTAGAGGGCAACTCCCACCATTGCTTAGTGATGTGTTGGTGTTGAGAAGAGTGTTTCTTCACGCTCAGGTTGAAGACATCAAGAAGGCATCTGCTCATTTTATTACAAAGCCTGTTCGTATTTTGATCTATGCCCTGCTCCTAAATTCATCCCATGATTCACAACCAGAGTCTCAGAGACAGAAGGAACTCTATGTTAATGAATTTGATAGGCTGGAGAATAACCTACGAAGATCTAAAGTTGAGATAAGTTATCCTTTTGATGATATCAGTGAAGATCTTTCACTCTCTAAACTTCCACAG CTGCCATTAGAAATACGATTGAAACTGCTTCTCCGGGGCCTTGGCGTAAAGATGAATGACTTGGAGTCTGTGCCGCCGTCCTATAAACTTCTGCTGGCTATAGTTTGTTACTGGATCAGAGAAGCAGAACCCAAAGTAAAACCGTATCATGTCAAAGCCCTCATCATAGGAATTGTGTGTGGAGAAGCCTGCAGCATGCACAATAAACCAG ATGAACATGAAGAAGCCCTGACATTAGTGTGTGAGCAGATCAGGAAGATGCGGAGTGGAGGTGCTCAGCACAAGAGACTGAATCTGGAAGATGCACATATATTGTGCCAATGGCAATGCTGCCTACACATATTCATCCACTTTAATCAGCTTCTCTCCACACCGCTGCCAGAACCGGATATCACCAG CAATATTATCTACAATAACCAGCCTGGGGGCCGTGTTTAA
- the ASTE1 gene encoding single-strand DNA endonuclease ASTE1 isoform X3 — MGIQGFMSFVCSESDFFSQVKVNNTKLIIDGNNLYHTLYFDSGLDLVHGGDYDKFTDVLHKFFESLSLCNIQAYVVFDGGCDISDKKLETQKQRIRDKIKMAQSLADGKGGSVLPLLSREVCIQVLRDLKVPFVQCFSEADREIVALANLWDCPVLSFDSDFCIFDLKAGYYPQKSFQWKNIISIKETQECYISARCFSAQKLCRVYNNLNIVLLPFFAVLTGNDYISLPALETFFSKIHLPVGNSNHSRRRHARIHGLLNWLSTFSDVEEAMENVLNYLRAKDRDSVRRLLYSAMEEYSLDKTVNLEQFFLKGLYVSPTAVKLKVPEWVQIALSRGQLPPLLSDVLVLRRVFLHAQVEDIKKASAHFITKPVRILIYALLLNSSHDSQPESQRQKELYVNEFDRLENNLRRSKVEISYPFDDISEDLSLSKLPQLPLEIRLKLLLRGLGVKMNDLESVPPSYKLLLAIVCYWIREAEPKVKPYHVKALIIGIVCGEACSMHNKPDEHEEALTLVCEQIRKMRSGGAQHKRLNLEDAHILCQWQCCLHIFIHFNQLLSTPLPEPDITRFNAVYHT; from the exons ATGGGAATCCAAGGATTCATGAGCTTTGTGTGTTCTGAGAGCGACTTCTTCAGTCAAGTGAAAGTAAATAATACCAAACTTATAATAGACGGTAACAACTTGTATCACACGTTATACTTTGACTCTGGTCTGGATCTTGTTCATGGCGGAGACTATGACAAATTCACAGATGTCCTTCATAAGTTCTTTGAAAGTTTGTCCCTGTGCAACATACAAGCCTATGTCGTGTTTGATGGCGGCTGTGACATATCTGATAAAAAATTGGAAACCCAAAAGCAGCGAATCAGGGACAAGATTAAAATGGCACAAAGCCTGGCGGACGGCAAAGGTGGTAGCGTTCTTCCTCTCCTGAGTCGCGAGGTTTGTATTCAGGTCTTGAGGGACCTGAAGGTGCCCTTTGTCCAGTGTTTCTCTGAGGCGGATCGTGAGATCGTGGCGTTGGCCAATCTCTGGGACTGCCCTGTACTTTCCTTTGATAGTGACTTCTGCATCTTTGATCTAAAGGCCGGATATTATCCCCAGAAATCTTTCCAATGGAAAAACATCATCTCTATAAAGGAAACCCAGGAGTGTTACATATCAGCTCGATGTTTCTCCGCTCAGAAGCTCTGCCGTGTTTACAATAACCTCAATATAGTTCTGTTGCCTTTCTTTGCTGTTCTTACTGGAAATGACTATATTAGCTTACCAGCGTTAGAAACATTCTTCAGTAAGATCCATTTGCCAGTAGGCAATTCCAACCATAGCAGACGAAGACATGCAAGAATACATGGTCTACTGAACTGGTTATCTACATTTTCAGATGTGGAAGAAGCCATGGAAAATGTGCTCAACTATCTCCGAGCAAAGGATCGGGACTCGGTCAGACGGCTCTTGTATTCTGCCATGGAAGAATATAGTCTTGATAAGACTGTAAACCTTGAGCAATTTTTTCTAAAAGGTCTATATGTCTCTCCAACCGCAGTGAAGCTGAAAGTGCCTGAGTGGGTGCAGATTGCTTTATCTAGAGGGCAACTCCCACCATTGCTTAGTGATGTGTTGGTGTTGAGAAGAGTGTTTCTTCACGCTCAGGTTGAAGACATCAAGAAGGCATCTGCTCATTTTATTACAAAGCCTGTTCGTATTTTGATCTATGCCCTGCTCCTAAATTCATCCCATGATTCACAACCAGAGTCTCAGAGACAGAAGGAACTCTATGTTAATGAATTTGATAGGCTGGAGAATAACCTACGAAGATCTAAAGTTGAGATAAGTTATCCTTTTGATGATATCAGTGAAGATCTTTCACTCTCTAAACTTCCACAG CTGCCATTAGAAATACGATTGAAACTGCTTCTCCGGGGCCTTGGCGTAAAGATGAATGACTTGGAGTCTGTGCCGCCGTCCTATAAACTTCTGCTGGCTATAGTTTGTTACTGGATCAGAGAAGCAGAACCCAAAGTAAAACCGTATCATGTCAAAGCCCTCATCATAGGAATTGTGTGTGGAGAAGCCTGCAGCATGCACAATAAACCAG ATGAACATGAAGAAGCCCTGACATTAGTGTGTGAGCAGATCAGGAAGATGCGGAGTGGAGGTGCTCAGCACAAGAGACTGAATCTGGAAGATGCACATATATTGTGCCAATGGCAATGCTGCCTACACATATTCATCCACTTTAATCAGCTTCTCTCCACACCGCTGCCAGAACCGGATATCACCAG GTTTAATGCTGTATATCACACGTAA